GCCGCCGGCCGGCACCGGGCCGGTGTGCAGCATGACCAGATTGGTGGAGTGGGTGTACCCGGCCCGGATCAGCGGTTCCGCGCACGCCAGTCCGATCTCGTTGTCCAGGACGGAGATCAGTCGATGCGACAGATGCCCCAGCGCCTCCTCCGCGACGGCGGGCAGCGCCGCGGGGTCGGTGGCCGTGTCGATGACGACGTGGTTGTTCCCACGGGAATGCGCGAACGCTTCGTCGTACACGGCGAATCCGCCGGGGAGGTCGACGGTACGCGCGGCCTGGCGACGGGCGAAGGCCGAGAGGAAGGAGTTGATGCGCTGCAGTTCCGAGTTCGACATGGAGTGAGCGTAGGGGCCGTCGGGGTGACAGGGCTTGAGGGGTCGGCGGGGCTTCCGGGGTCCGAGCGCGAGATGCGCGGGATAATCCGGTCGCCGAGCGCGGAGTTGATCCATACCGTGTGGCCACGCGAGCGCGCATCCACGCGCGACGGTTGTTACGGAGTTCCCATGCCCCTGCAGATGAAGCTGCTGGCGATCACCCTCGACTGCGCCGACCCCCAGGCGCTGGCCGCGTTCTACCACCGGGCCACCGGTTTCGCGCTTCACCCGGAATCCCACGGTGACTTCGCCGGTGTCGCTCGCGAGGACGGGCTCGCCATCGGATTCCAGCGGGTCGACGACTACACCCCTCCGGTCTGGCCCGGCCAGAGCGTGCCCCAGCAGTTCCACATGGACTTCGAGGTCGACGACCTCGACGACGCCGTGGCACAGCTGCTGGAGCTGGGCGCGGGGACGCCGGAGCACCAGCCGGGCGGTGAACGATGGCGGGTCCTCACCGACCCGGCCGGGCACCCCTTCTGCCTGGTCGAACGTCGGCGCAGGCCGACATCGGACGGCTCGTCAGAGCCTCAATGAGCGTGACGGGACATGTCTGTTGCTGAGGAGGGGCGGGAGACGGGCCCGGTGGGCCGTCGGGCAGGAACACA
The Streptomyces sp. NBC_00234 DNA segment above includes these coding regions:
- a CDS encoding VOC family protein, coding for MPLQMKLLAITLDCADPQALAAFYHRATGFALHPESHGDFAGVAREDGLAIGFQRVDDYTPPVWPGQSVPQQFHMDFEVDDLDDAVAQLLELGAGTPEHQPGGERWRVLTDPAGHPFCLVERRRRPTSDGSSEPQ